AGGAACCCACAATCACTGTTTGCCACAAACTTTGAGCCCCAACTCAACCAACAATTCCAGTCTCAATTCCCTCCAAATTTCAACCCTTTCAACCCTTATGGCTTCCCTCCAAATTTCAACCCTTACAATCTAGGTAATCCATATGAAGGCAACTTCAACCTTTCTCCCAATGGAGTGTTTGGAAGAGGAGCTGCAGTTGAAGGAGTTCGGTCTTCATCACCAGTTGAGTCAATGCCTTTTGTTCTTGGTGCTGGCAGCTCAAGTCCAGCCTCCCAAATGTCTGTAGCACCACAAATGAATGAAGATTTCAGCAATCAAGAGTGGAGTGACAATAGTGAAGGcgaagaaaagaaaggagggCGTATGAATTGGACTGAAGAAGAAAATTTGAAGCTAATCAGTTCATGGCTGCATCATTCCAATGATTCAGTTAAGGGGAATTCACAgaaaggtgaaaatttttggaagaaCATAGTGGCAGAATTCAATAGCAATGTCCCAGAAGATCGAAGAAGAAAAGTTCCACAATGCAAGACCCACTGGACAAAGACCAACAAGTTGGTGGTTCATTTCAACGGGTGTTGGGTCAGAATGATGAGAGCTCGTGCTAGTGGAGAATCTGATGACCAAGTTATGGCCAACGCACATGCAGTTTACAAACGGGAATCCAAAGGTAATAAACCATTCACATTGGATTACTGGTGGAGAGCAGTGAAGGATCAACAAAAATGggcaaaaagaaaagagaaccaAGACATGACCTCAAGCAAGAGACTGAAGAACAATGCATCTGGGGCTTACACATCTTCTTCCAACCAAGAGAGTGAGGAGGCAAGCCCAAGTGAGAAATCTTGGCCGGAAGGGCAGAAGCAGGCAAAAGCTAGAATGAAAGGCAAAGAGAAGAAGCTCACATCAGATTTGACTTTAGAAAGCCTCAAAATTGAGAAGATGAAATTGTATCATGAAGCAACACAAGTGAAGGCAGCAGCGGTGGCAAAAGCAGCAGATGCTACAGAAAAGAAGGCAACGGTTGATCTCTTGAATAAGTACATTGAGATGAATACAATGGACACCACAGGGTTCAGCGATGCGCAAATCAAACGCCACGAGATAGCACTTAATTATTTACAAACAAAACTTAGCAAGAACAATTAGACAAGAATTAGTACCTGAGAATGCAACCAAGTATTAGTCAATGTATTAGCCTCTGAGAATGTAACGTAGCAGTCAATGTATTAGCATCTGAGAATGCAATGTAGTAGTCAATGTATTATTAACTGAAAGTGTAATGTAGCAGTCAATGTATTAGTACTAGAGAATGCAATCCAGTAGTCAATGTATTAGTACTAGAGAATGCAATCCAGCAGTCAATGTATCATCATTCTTGTAATAATTCTGTTGTGAATAGCGTTCTCTAACTAGTTGATGTGGCATAAAAAAAGTATGACCAACTAACCGTTGGGAAACTAGCTATTGGAATAGGTTGCACCAGCTTATAAAAGGCTGAAGGTTGAGAGCAGCAAGCAACACCCCCTTCAGCAATGTCTACATCCCAGCTCCAAAACTCAGATAGTTCTAGTAGCGAGTGTGACCTTGAGAAGCTTATGTGGGAGTTTACAAATGACCCACTCGAAGCTGAGATTGAAGCTGAGCTTGAAGCGGAAAATGAAGCTGAGGCTGAAATGGATCTGGTTGGAAATTCCCATCAGTTCCATCGTAGGTACATAGACCGGAATAGAGAAGATGCAAACAGGAGACTAGAAGCTGACTACTTCTGCAACAACCCAGTATACACTGACACTCAGTTCCGGCGAAGGTACAAGCTCGTTTTGCAATATTGCGAGGCCCTGCACGCTTTTGGAAACAGGAAACACTTGCAGACATTATGTATGCATGTATTATACTTCACAACATGATAGTAGAAAATGAAAGGGATTCCTATGTGGTTCGGTTCAATGACACTGAGGAGTATAACGTACGTGATGAAGATGAGCACTATGAACAGGGGAGGTCTCAGCCTTTAGCGGGGTTCAATCATGGGCCAATTCATGAATTCTCCAGGGTACTGCAAGCAAATGATGCCATTCATGATAGGGAAAAGCATCATCAATTCAAGGCTGACTTGGTGGAGCACATATGGCAAGGATTTCGTGGTGAATGAGCCTATTTTAGTTTTTACTGCTAAATTAATAGTATGCCCAGTGTTTAGCATTTGGAACACTTTTAGTTGTAACCTTACTTTTTAAGCCCGTATATTAGCAGTAAGAAGCAATGTAAAAATCTATTTGCCTATCTACTGAGAAGCAATAAGGAATTTATTCCCCATATATGGATCACGAGAAATAACTAGATTTACTAATTAGATTTACTTTATTTTGCACAAAATTGACAAGCATGTTGCTCCGACCTCCTACGACCCCTCCATACTGCTTGTCCTAGGCCAATCgggaaaaaaacaaagaaaaaagcaAGTAGTAAACGTGACCATTTACCTATTCGATGGAGATGCATCTCAGATCCAGAGACGCGGGAACCGAGGCACACAACCGGATCCCTTGCAGCTGTGTGTGACCCACCATGCTGCCGCTGACGAGCCCGGCGGCGTCCACGGCAACGACCTGCCGTGAAGCCTCCCATCGATCTCGTGTCGTCCCGAACTCCGGATCTGCTAGAAGAGCATCGCAGTCACTCTCATCTTCTTCTCCTCGCCCCCAATCACCTCTCTTCTTCTGCTTGCAAGGAGTAGCCTTTGCCCAATTTCATGGGCAGCCGAAGATGGCGAGGGAGAAGATTTGGTGGATAGATCGGAAAGGGGAAGAACAGGCCTCGCAGTCTCCGCGGTTTGGGGAAGAGATCAGATATTTTAGTGCGGTAGGACCCACCTTAGCACGTTCACACAATTTCTTTACACTGGAGCGGAATGAGATAGTTCGAGAAAAAATTTATGTGTCAGATCTTAGCACTACGTGAGGTGCTATACACTGTGGATGCTCTAACCCatcctaatttaattttctttttgagATGTGCACATACAACAATAATTACCTGCTTTCTTTACTCCTGTCCTAGACTTATGGGGATCCTGTTTCTCCTCCAAGGCTCCCCTCTAGAATTTATAACCCCACCTACAACAATAATTGCAAATTTGGCCAGTGAGCTTACACTTTTGGCATGGACTAATCTAGGACACTCTACAGCCGCATAATTCCTAAGACCCAACTACTCCTTTTCTATAGTCTATAAATATTACCTCCTTTTTTTGCTTTTATTATAGATCTCCGACACTCTTGCCTCTCACGTATGCTACCCCCAGTAGACGGCGCAACACAATCTGCGGCGATAGTAGCAAATCAGTCGCATACAAACACCTAGTAAGTATACAATGCAACTACAATCAGAGAGGAAGTATCAAGACACCTGGCTCCAAGGCTAGTCCCTTTTCACATAACCCCTTCCTCGTATTGCTAGCAGGCATATCCTCCATGCAGTGGCAGACCCAACATTTGGAACTAGGGCAGTcctgataaaaaaaatataaagtacAATCCAATATAATCTAATATAGCAATTTGATAACAACACGGTCCATAATAACTAAATTTACAATAACACAGCTACTAGGACTCCATGCACACTTAACTCAACTAAGGCTACAGTCTTCATAGCTAAACATCTTGATAGCAGCAGCAGTATAAATGGGTGCAGATTATTTAGGTAATCACCTAACTAATGTCTGAATTTAGAAGTTAGATTGAGATGGAATGGAGGGAGAAAGAGAACAGTACACACCATGGACGGGACTGCAATTGGCAATGGAGATTAGAGAATTGGGGATGCTAGATGCCACATCTTAGAAGGcagtggcggaaccaggattgagtcgaaccccgggccgagttttaaatatagacgtccacaaactcacagttcaaaagatacatgaaaatATAAACGGAAAGATAGATAACATACAAAAAGCGTCATCGCGAagtaatatatttattcttcttcagtaattgatccaagtccttcttcagcaattgattCAAGTCCAGAGGTAGAAGCTactgcaaaatgaaaaaaatttgggccgaaccccgggccatggcccgggtggcccggggtgtgCATCCGCCCCTGTTAGAAGGTTACTGGCGTGCTGTGGCAGGTGGCCGTGCTCCCCTACCGCTCGCGGTGCGTGTGCAGCAGCCACGCATGCCTGCCGTGGGCTCGCACTTCAGGTGCGGCCAGGTTGGAGCGGTGGCGCTAGCCGTCGCGGGTGTGAGGCTGAGGACCCAGGCCGAGCAGCCGGGGCCAAGGCATGGCCATGCGGGGCGCCGGGAAGAGCCGCGGTCTGGCCGGAGCAGGGGTCGGCGGGAGTCGAGGCGCAGGCGATTGCGCAGCGTGGGGCGGATGCGCGAGCCGGCGATGCGGCGGCCCCGTGAAGCCTTCTAGGATGTGGGCAGCGGCAGGCAGGGCAGCGAGCAGCCGCTGGCACCGGAGGCACGGGATGCAGGAGGTTGGGGGTGGCCGGCCTGGATGCGATGGGAAGAGGAGGAACATTACTAATTTGGTGATTTGGGCTAGATTGGATAGGTGGGCCAAAATTCTGAAGTTAGATATTTGGGCCAAAGTTTAGGATACCTCCTGATGCATGGACTACCTTTAGATTGGCAGCTGGATTATGAACAAATGTCGataaaattatctaaatatacACTGATAtagttacatatatatatatagaaaataGTAAAATAAAAATACATTGAAGGATTGGTTGGAAGGGAAAAACGGAAATGCATAGGAAGGAACCACAAGAATATGAAAATGCCAGTAGAAAGATTTGATTACAACCAAAAGTAGAATTATAGCAAATAAATAGTCTAGTTTCTAGGAGACACAATGTGCTTGCAACAACCACATGCAGCCTCCCTATAAAGCATGGCCATTACATCCTTTGTTTCCTACGTATGCATATCATACATACCGTGACTTTTCATTATGTTCATTTCAATAGTAGTATGTATAAATTATTGAGAGTTCTAATATGCCAGTACAGCATGGGTCTCATCGTACTATTGGAACTTACAGTTATGAGCTATCCGAGAATAGGCTTTCAAGCAGGTCGTACAGCAAGCACCGAGTGAAGGCAAAAGTGGAGAAGGGGTGCATTGAAACGAAGGGAGTGTCATGCTTATATAGGCATGAGATGGAATCTGGGATGCAATGCCCCCGGAAACATGGCAATAAGAAAAAGATAGGAGCTAAAGAATCATACTACAAGATGAACAGCCAAGTGAGGGGATGGATCGCTGCATGCAATAGCTCGTAGCCCATCAACTTGCAGCTCACGTCACTTTCAAGGGTCAGAGGAAGGACGCTACCACTATGCACTGGCTTGGTGTTGCACATAAACAACACGTTATTTGCTATAGGAAATTTTCATGTTCATGAACAGCTACATTTTTGTTATGTCACATCACATGCATGTACCACTAGTGTGATTACTAAATTTGCTTTCCTAAATGTTCGCATTTAGTGCTTAACCAAGAGTACCTTTACCCTTTGTTATCACATGCATGGCATTTATTGCTGGCCCACTATAGAAGTATCATTGTATTAGGCGTAAGTGAATAGGAGAAATATATTCAGCATGTCTGGACAGAGTGCCTGCTAGATGACTATTCACGAGAGCGATGGATTGATGCGGCAAATGATGCCAAGGTATGAGATGTCCATCAGCCACAGCAAAAAAATCAGGACAAGTGGATCGAGTAATCCAAACCATATCAGATGAGCCACgaccaaaaaaaaacacaagtgGATCGAGCCATCCAGACCGAATCGGATGGACCTAACATTTTAGGCTAACGTGGCCCTTCTAGCAGGCTGCGAAAACGGTGCGGCCTTATAGTTTTAATACTATGATTCGTGCACCAAAAGGTGCGATATCAGCGTGCCACGTCGCCGGCCGTTCCTGGCCGTCGGATCGGCCAGACGGACGGTCTAGATCGGGCAAATCACagtcatttttcaaaaaaacccTCAATCTCTACCAAAATCAGACCGCagtcccctctccctttccatGTACTCTTTCCCTTTCTCCTCCCCAACatcgccaccgctgccgcctcgCGAGCCCGCCGTCGTGCCCTCTGCCCGCCGGCCTCTGCCCTTCGCctcgctcctccacctccgccccgcCTCTCGAACCTTCGGCTGGCCGCGACATCCaggcgcctccctccctccacgcGCTTGGCGGCGACCGGTGCTTGGCGGCCCCATTCGCGGGCGGTGGGGCGAGCGCGGCCCAGGCGgatccagcggcggcggacACGGCGGGGGGCCGCCACGGGTGGCGGCGTTCGCGGGCGGCTGCAGCGGCCTCGGGCGGCATCGTTCGCGGCTGGTGGCCGCAGCGGAGTTATGTGTGCAGTCGAGCACAGAAGATGATAATTGCTCCTGCACCCGTTCCATCTCCATGTACAAGCTCGATGATTTGATTTGAGGTGTGAATGATGATAACACAAGTAAAATACAGTTATCCCTATCTGATTCCTTCCAAAAGGGTGCTGAGAATACTTCAATCTGATACGTTTTGTTTTGTCTTTCATTCCTATCTTgatattattattattctttTGGTGGATCTTGGCCTTTGATGACCTGATGGTTGTAGAACAGGTAAATATTTGCCTGATCTGTTGATATTTTTAGGTAAATATTTGCCTAATTTGTTGATATTTTTATTAACTAGAACAGCCTGAGGTTGAATAATCATGCATGTACTTTGCTGCACATTTGCTTGTTGGTACCTTTGTTGTTGCTTTTGTGGTTGGATGGACAAATTTGAATGACTACCCCGCTGCAAATTTGAATGACTTGGAAATATTCAAGCTCAACAGACCAAATCACATGTATATCTCTGAAAATCGAGATTGACTTGTAT
This portion of the Panicum virgatum strain AP13 chromosome 2N, P.virgatum_v5, whole genome shotgun sequence genome encodes:
- the LOC120662369 gene encoding uncharacterized protein LOC120662369, with product MDHTSGFNPSNSSPPVEPNTSSQSTPRNPQSLFATNFEPQLNQQFQSQFPPNFNPFNPYGFPPNFNPYNLGNPYEGNFNLSPNGVFGRGAAVEGVRSSSPVESMPFVLGAGSSSPASQMSVAPQMNEDFSNQEWSDNSEGEEKKGGRMNWTEEENLKLISSWLHHSNDSVKGNSQKGENFWKNIVAEFNSNVPEDRRRKVPQCKTHWTKTNKLVVHFNGCWVRMMRARASGESDDQVMANAHAVYKRESKGNKPFTLDYWWRAVKDQQKWAKRKENQDMTSSKRLKNNASGAYTSSSNQESEEASPSEKSWPEGQKQAKARMKGKEKKLTSDLTLESLKIEKMKLYHEATQVKAAAVAKAADATEKKATVDLLNKYIEMNTMDTTGFSDAQIKRHEIALNYLQTKLSKNN